In Triticum urartu cultivar G1812 chromosome 6, Tu2.1, whole genome shotgun sequence, the following proteins share a genomic window:
- the LOC125512881 gene encoding peroxidase 2-like, translating into MAKLAAVLTLIALLGCAVRTCQAEYGNPTSVPSIPSITSPPPPYTPTTPSPPPPYTPSTPSPPPPAPATPSPPPPYTPTTPSPPPPTRATPSPPPPYTPSTPSPPPPAPATPSPPPPYTPNTPSPPPPTPSSPIKGLAFDYYKKSCPRAEDIVREVVRDASAGIKAGLIRLFFHDCFVRGCDASVLLDQVDPNSPPEKLGVPNLSLRGFEVIDAAKARIEKECGSDIVSCADVLAFAGRDATYFLSNKKVYFNMTAGRYDGRVSFMNETLPNLPPPFGTVDQLKANFASKGLTADEMVTLSGAHTVGISHCSSFNSSFSDRLNPSTSDMDPTLMSSLREQCKSDNGTDNTVVQDIKTPNKVDNKYYKNVLSHEVLFDSDAALMTADDTSAAVRANAKDNDVWEEKFKAAMVRMGSIEVKTRADFFDGATVEIRRNCRIVNSY; encoded by the exons ATGGCCAAGCTTGCCGCCGTCCTGACCCTCATCGCGCTGCTCGGCTGCGCGGTGCGTACCTGCCAAGCAGAGTACGGGAATCCCACCTCTGTTCCGTCCATACCGAGCATAACTAGTCCCCCGCCGCCATACACCCCGACTACACCTAGTCCTCCCCCACCATACACCCCGAGCACACCTAGCCCTCCACCGCCCGCCCCAGCTACCCCAAGTCCTCCACCACCATACACCCCGACTACACCAAGCCCTCCACCGCCCACCCGAGCTACCCCAAGTCCTCCGCCGCCATACACCCCGAGCACACCTAGCCCTCCACCACCCGCCCCAGCTACCCCAAGTCCTCCGCCCCCGTACACCCCGAACACACCTAGCCCTCCACCGCCCACCCCTAGCTCACCCATCAAAGGACTCGCGTTTGACTACTACAAGAAGTCATGCCCTCGCGCGGAAGACATCGTGAGAGAAGTTGTGCGTGATGCCAGCGCCGGTATTAAGGCTGGACTCATCCGTCTCTTCTTCCATGACTGCTTCGTCAGG GGTTGTGATGCCTCCGTGCTTCTAGATCAAGTGGACCCCAACAGCCCACCAGAGAAGTTGGGCGTCCCGAACCTGAGCCTGCGTGGCTTCGAGGTGATCGATGCCGCCAAGGCTAGAATCGAGAAGGAGTGTGGGAGCGACATCGTCTCATGCGCTGATGTCCTGGCCTTCGCTGGGCGTGATGCCACCTACTTTCTTAGCAACAAGAAGGTCTACTTCAACATGACAGCTGGCCGTTATGATGGACGTGTGTCTTTCATGAATGAAACACTCCCCAACCTGCCACCACCCTTCGGCACCGTGGACCAGCTCAAGGCCAACTTCGCCTCCAAGGGGCTGACTGCCGACGAGATGGTTACCCTCTCTGGTGCACACACCGTCGgaatctcccattgctcatcctTCAACTCATCCTTCTCCGACCGCCTCAACCCAAGCACCTCCGACATGGACCCCACGCTAATGAGCTCTCTCCGGGAGCAATGCAAGTCAGACAATGGGACTGACAACACAGTGGTGCAGGACATCAAGACCCCTAACAAGGTCGACAACAAGTACTATAAGAATGTCCTTAGCCATGAGGTGCTCTTTGATTCAGATGCCGCGCTCATGACGGCAGATGATACAAGTGCAGCGGTGCGTGCCAATGCCAAGGACAATGATGTGTGGGAGGAGAAGTTCAAGGCAGCCATGGTAAGGATGGGCTCTATCGAAGTCAAGACCAGGGCCGATTTTTTCGATGGTGCCACTGTTGAGATCAGGAGGAACTGTCGCATCGTCAACTCATACTAA